A genomic stretch from Mycobacterium cookii includes:
- a CDS encoding enoyl-CoA hydratase/isomerase family protein produces the protein MSTFAAWGPGMNEPCLAYERRGAVAIITIDDPPYNRMSLSFMNALEPLVTTIGSDSTIRAVVITAAGYDNFSVGMNLKEIAGALTDRERIDTIFDQRLRVLGAIENMDKPWIATLFGNCLGGGLELPLACHFRIAAATGARIGLPELHLGTVPAWGGSARLARRIGRDRAVDMILRAKAVSGPEALRLGLVTEVWPNADLKQKSLDLAQELAAMPRLAVASMLRCLVTGDGKPLETSLRDERAAVHATLGSADQVEGMMAFTEKRQPVFRHE, from the coding sequence TTGTCGACATTCGCGGCTTGGGGGCCGGGGATGAATGAGCCGTGTCTCGCGTACGAGCGTCGCGGTGCGGTCGCGATCATCACCATCGACGACCCGCCGTACAACCGTATGTCGCTGTCGTTCATGAACGCCCTGGAGCCGCTCGTCACCACGATTGGCTCTGACTCCACCATTCGCGCTGTCGTGATCACTGCCGCCGGGTACGACAACTTCTCAGTGGGCATGAACCTCAAAGAAATCGCCGGTGCACTGACCGATCGCGAACGGATCGACACGATTTTCGATCAGCGGCTGCGAGTCCTCGGGGCCATCGAGAACATGGACAAGCCGTGGATAGCGACACTCTTCGGTAACTGCCTGGGAGGCGGGCTGGAGCTCCCCCTTGCATGCCACTTCCGTATCGCAGCGGCCACCGGCGCGCGTATCGGCCTGCCGGAGCTGCATCTGGGCACAGTCCCGGCATGGGGTGGGAGCGCGCGGTTGGCGCGCCGCATTGGCCGGGATCGAGCGGTCGACATGATCCTCCGGGCCAAGGCGGTATCCGGCCCCGAAGCATTGCGCCTTGGGCTTGTGACCGAAGTCTGGCCCAACGCCGATCTGAAGCAGAAGAGCCTCGATCTCGCGCAGGAGCTCGCAGCAATGCCCCGTCTCGCGGTGGCGTCGATGCTTCGGTGTCTGGTGACGGGCGATGGCAAGCCATTGGAAACGTCACTTCGCGACGAACGAGCCGCGGTTCACGCGACGCTAGGCAGCGCTGACCAGGTCGAGGGCATGATGGCGTTTACCGAGAAGCGGCAGCCCGTCTTCCGTCACGAATGA
- a CDS encoding mycothiol-dependent nitroreductase Rv2466c family protein, which translates to MTNQPESVDFHFDVMCPYAYQTSLWIREVRELTGLTLNWRFFSLEEINREEGKKHPWEREWSYGWAMMRIGALLRRTSMDHLDAWYGRAGKALHVDGHKPHEKAVAEHLLEELGLEPGLVDQAIADPTTSDEVMAEHQRVVDANGYGVPTMFFPDGQCLFGPVLIDPPTGQAAVRLWDAVVTWTEFPHLYELQRPKTADDARLIAETFRPYLEARDWVSINRGQVVDIRGLGAGDE; encoded by the coding sequence GTGACGAACCAACCCGAATCCGTCGACTTCCACTTCGACGTCATGTGCCCGTACGCCTACCAAACATCGCTGTGGATCCGCGAGGTACGTGAACTCACCGGCCTCACGTTGAACTGGCGCTTCTTCAGCCTCGAAGAAATCAACCGCGAAGAAGGCAAGAAGCACCCGTGGGAACGCGAGTGGTCCTACGGCTGGGCAATGATGCGCATCGGCGCCCTGCTGCGGCGCACATCGATGGACCACCTCGACGCCTGGTACGGCCGGGCCGGCAAAGCCCTGCACGTCGACGGACACAAGCCGCACGAGAAGGCTGTCGCCGAGCACCTTCTCGAGGAACTCGGCCTCGAACCAGGGCTTGTCGACCAGGCGATCGCCGATCCCACCACCAGCGACGAGGTGATGGCTGAGCACCAGCGAGTGGTCGACGCCAACGGCTACGGCGTGCCGACGATGTTCTTCCCTGACGGACAGTGCCTTTTCGGCCCGGTCCTCATCGATCCGCCCACCGGGCAGGCGGCCGTGCGACTCTGGGACGCCGTCGTCACCTGGACGGAGTTCCCGCATCTCTACGAACTGCAGCGGCCCAAGACGGCCGACGACGCACGGCTGATCGCCGAGACCTTCCGTCCCTATTTGGAGGCTCGCGACTGGGTATCAATCAACCGCGGTCAAGTTGTCGACATTCGCGGCTTGGGGGCCGGGGATGAATGA
- a CDS encoding maleylpyruvate isomerase family mycothiol-dependent enzyme codes for MRSLGEIRTALERCYHATESLCADLTDADWRFQSLCPDWNVRGVVSHVTSIEAVLAGWLPDDAATPPPFGRAAEFELETAGMDNAAFAERVRATYDHRRRDLASLTEADLERPSWTPTGPGTYGNFLEIRVFDFWVHDRDITTPLGIRTDDTGVAAEIALGEVQGSLGYIVGKKVGLPEGKSIAFRLTGPLVRDFNVLVDGRAKQVDRLDHPDVEIITDSTTFVQLACGRIDPQGAIDSGAITWNGDAELGERAARNLRFTM; via the coding sequence ATGAGGAGCCTCGGGGAGATCCGCACCGCCCTCGAAAGGTGCTATCACGCAACGGAATCCCTCTGTGCCGACCTGACCGACGCCGATTGGCGATTCCAATCCTTATGCCCGGACTGGAATGTGCGTGGCGTAGTGAGCCACGTGACCAGTATCGAAGCGGTTCTAGCCGGCTGGCTACCTGATGATGCCGCGACGCCGCCACCTTTTGGGAGGGCCGCAGAGTTCGAACTCGAGACCGCCGGCATGGACAACGCGGCCTTCGCCGAACGGGTGCGCGCAACCTACGACCACCGGAGGCGCGATCTCGCCTCACTCACCGAAGCGGATCTGGAACGTCCCTCGTGGACGCCCACCGGTCCGGGCACCTACGGGAATTTCCTGGAGATCCGGGTTTTCGACTTCTGGGTCCACGATCGCGACATCACCACCCCGCTGGGCATACGGACCGACGACACTGGCGTCGCCGCTGAGATCGCACTGGGCGAGGTGCAGGGTTCGCTGGGCTACATCGTCGGCAAGAAAGTGGGCCTGCCCGAAGGCAAGAGCATCGCCTTCAGGCTCACCGGACCTCTCGTTCGCGACTTCAATGTCCTGGTCGACGGCCGGGCAAAGCAGGTCGACCGTCTGGACCATCCAGACGTCGAGATCATCACCGACTCAACGACGTTCGTCCAGCTTGCCTGTGGACGCATCGACCCCCAAGGGGCAATCGACTCCGGTGCGATCACATGGAACGGCGACGCCGAACTCGGCGAGCGGGCCGCGCGCAATCTCAGGTTCACGATGTGA
- a CDS encoding peptidoglycan recognition protein family protein, with translation MSVVSRRQLLRLAGGVASASIVSACSSDTRNTSAHLTAASSALLLCRDAWGARPARPGGKPHTITRMTLHHEAVVLGDNRNAPERLRHDQRYHQDQKGWIDIAYHVGVDRNGNLYELRNTAIAGDTATDYDTTGHFLVLCEGDFDQESVSEAQLHGTAVAFAWAAKKFGVASSTLAGHRDFAQTSCPGANLYAHLSSGDLKRRIDDLLAAGGVDLQGFCGPEAAARVAAIEAGR, from the coding sequence GTGAGCGTGGTCAGCCGCCGTCAACTGCTTCGGCTGGCCGGCGGTGTCGCGTCGGCGTCGATCGTCAGCGCCTGCTCGAGCGACACCCGCAACACCAGTGCCCATCTGACGGCAGCGAGCTCGGCGCTGCTGCTGTGCCGCGATGCGTGGGGCGCGCGACCTGCCCGCCCGGGCGGCAAGCCGCACACCATCACCCGAATGACCTTGCACCACGAGGCGGTGGTCCTCGGCGACAACCGCAACGCACCGGAGCGCCTCCGGCACGATCAGCGGTATCACCAAGACCAAAAGGGATGGATCGACATTGCCTATCACGTCGGTGTCGACCGCAACGGCAACCTCTACGAACTGAGGAACACCGCGATCGCCGGCGACACCGCCACTGATTACGACACCACCGGCCACTTTCTGGTCCTGTGTGAAGGCGACTTCGATCAGGAGAGCGTGTCAGAGGCCCAATTACACGGGACCGCAGTCGCGTTCGCGTGGGCTGCCAAGAAGTTCGGTGTTGCGAGCAGCACCTTGGCGGGCCACCGGGACTTCGCCCAGACGTCGTGTCCCGGTGCGAACCTTTACGCCCACCTCTCCTCGGGCGACCTGAAGCGTCGCATCGACGATCTGCTCGCCGCCGGTGGAGTGGATCTGCAGGGTTTCTGCGGACCCGAGGCTGCCGCGCGAGTCGCGGCTATCGAGGCGGGTAGGTAA
- a CDS encoding ferric uptake regulation protein, with the protein MAIATKAKTKTCVHCGHRFEAHDQRRDLSDPQWLPAASNYCSQDCSDRYHCEMTHCCSTHAKEKARRDAAKAKQRTT; encoded by the coding sequence ATGGCTATCGCGACCAAGGCCAAGACCAAGACCTGCGTCCATTGTGGTCACAGGTTCGAGGCGCACGATCAGCGACGTGACCTGTCCGATCCGCAGTGGCTTCCGGCCGCATCGAACTATTGTTCGCAGGATTGCAGCGACCGATACCACTGCGAGATGACGCACTGCTGCTCGACCCACGCGAAAGAAAAAGCTCGGCGCGACGCCGCCAAAGCCAAGCAGCGCACCACATAA
- a CDS encoding MmpS family transport accessory protein translates to MTILKRAWVPLVVVVALIIGGVAVMRLNGVFPGPGLPKPDPRDATPPYAVKTATYEILGPPGTTGVVNWMDAESLPQKANFTTLPWSKTISAAMPGIFAYVVAQGDGPSIGCRITVDGKLVDQQQVNTRDAQVSCLDKSA, encoded by the coding sequence TTGACGATTCTCAAGCGGGCATGGGTTCCGCTCGTGGTGGTCGTGGCGCTGATCATCGGCGGCGTCGCTGTGATGCGACTGAACGGCGTCTTCCCAGGTCCCGGCTTGCCGAAGCCCGATCCCCGGGATGCGACCCCGCCGTACGCGGTCAAGACCGCCACCTACGAAATCCTGGGACCGCCCGGGACGACCGGCGTCGTCAACTGGATGGATGCGGAGTCACTGCCGCAGAAGGCCAACTTCACCACGTTGCCGTGGTCGAAGACGATCAGCGCCGCGATGCCGGGCATCTTCGCCTACGTCGTCGCCCAAGGTGACGGCCCTTCCATCGGCTGCCGGATCACCGTCGACGGCAAGTTGGTCGATCAACAGCAGGTCAACACCCGCGACGCGCAAGTTTCCTGCTTGGACAAATCCGCGTGA
- a CDS encoding MMPL/RND family transporter, giving the protein MTDDTSDTDKIPVAQRTEVEHKPRIARTIRVLALPIVVVWVLLAVGVNVFVPQLEKVAEEISVPLSPTDAPSVTGMKHIGEKFKEYDSDNLVLVTLVGDKPLGPDAHRFYDELVKKIQADHEHVEHALNFWGQRFTSSGVESYDHKAAYVQVNLKGDQGGAVGDESVAAVRKIVADAKPPAGVKAYVAGQGALTADVIVVGDKSLAKITIITVVIIALMLMFVYRSIGTVLLTMVILFVGLAAGRGVVSLLGETGVMGLSTFAVNLLTSLAIAAGTDYAIFMVGRFQEGRERGLDREAAYYDTFAGVSKVVLGSGLTIVGALACLKFTRLPYFSSLAFPCAIGLLVVVAAGVTLTPALIVVASGFGLLDPKRKFNYTRWRRLATAIVRWPAPILAISVILAIVGALGLAGFTPRYNDLYYLPHSAASVQAYDAADRHFTQARLNPDLLMIESDHDLRNPRDMLVLDKVAGAIFRVPGIERVQSITRPLGPPIEDGSIPFQLSVQSAPIRDNLSYLKARVGDIKKITGFLDTQISLLERQYAITQKLANATDDSAKTTAETAAITDEIRDHIADFDDFWRPIRSYFYWEKHCYDIPICLSLRSLFDALDGFDQLAEKFHALTGDLTHTAAATRELLAIIPENIAVSKAIRDTTLTIYSSFDSLIDQFDKLTDTNAVMGKSFNDARVESLFYLPPEIFQNSDFQFGLSLMVSPDGKAARFIITHATDPATAEGIKSVDQERNAAKEALKLTSLENADIYLGGTAATFNDIAIGAWYDLLIAAVASIVLIFIIMVIVTRALVAAGVIVGTIVLSLGAAFGFSTLIWQHLGHFQLHWVATEFALIVLLAVGSDYNLMLVSRIEEEIGAGLNTGLIRGVGVTGPVVSAAGVVFAVTMAAMLSSDLRAIGQFGSTIGIGLMFDTFVVRTLITPSIMTLMGRWFWWPKRVRVRPASQMLRSVGPRPLVRALLYQPRHEAQPNQ; this is encoded by the coding sequence GTGACCGACGATACGAGCGACACGGACAAAATCCCCGTCGCGCAGCGCACCGAAGTGGAACACAAGCCCCGGATCGCCCGCACCATCCGCGTCCTGGCGCTGCCGATCGTCGTGGTCTGGGTGCTGCTGGCGGTCGGCGTGAACGTCTTCGTCCCGCAGTTGGAGAAGGTGGCCGAGGAAATCTCGGTGCCACTGTCGCCGACCGATGCGCCGTCGGTGACCGGCATGAAGCACATCGGCGAGAAGTTCAAGGAGTACGACTCCGACAACCTGGTCCTGGTGACCCTGGTCGGTGATAAACCGCTCGGCCCGGACGCGCACCGGTTCTACGACGAGCTGGTCAAAAAGATCCAGGCTGACCACGAACACGTCGAGCATGCGCTGAACTTCTGGGGGCAGCGATTCACGTCCTCGGGTGTCGAGAGCTACGACCACAAGGCTGCCTACGTTCAGGTCAACCTGAAGGGCGATCAGGGTGGGGCGGTCGGCGACGAATCCGTTGCCGCGGTGCGAAAGATCGTCGCGGACGCGAAGCCGCCGGCCGGCGTGAAGGCCTACGTCGCCGGCCAGGGCGCCCTGACCGCCGACGTGATCGTTGTCGGTGACAAGAGCCTGGCCAAGATCACCATCATCACGGTCGTCATCATCGCGCTCATGCTGATGTTCGTGTACCGGTCCATCGGCACCGTATTGCTGACCATGGTGATCCTCTTCGTGGGACTTGCGGCCGGCCGCGGCGTGGTGTCGCTGTTGGGCGAAACCGGCGTCATGGGGTTGTCGACCTTCGCCGTGAACCTGCTGACCTCACTGGCAATCGCGGCGGGTACCGATTACGCGATTTTCATGGTCGGCCGGTTCCAGGAGGGCCGTGAACGGGGCTTGGACCGTGAAGCCGCCTATTACGACACCTTCGCCGGTGTCAGCAAGGTGGTCCTGGGCTCCGGTCTGACCATTGTCGGGGCGCTGGCCTGCCTGAAGTTCACCCGGCTGCCCTACTTCAGTTCGCTGGCGTTCCCGTGCGCAATAGGACTGCTGGTGGTGGTGGCGGCTGGCGTCACGCTGACGCCCGCTCTCATCGTAGTCGCCAGTGGCTTCGGTCTTTTGGACCCCAAGCGCAAGTTCAACTACACCCGCTGGCGCCGCCTGGCGACGGCCATCGTCCGGTGGCCCGCGCCCATCCTCGCCATCTCCGTCATTCTGGCGATCGTCGGCGCCCTGGGTTTGGCGGGCTTCACCCCGCGCTACAACGACCTCTACTATCTGCCGCACAGCGCCGCCTCGGTGCAGGCCTACGACGCGGCCGATCGACACTTCACCCAGGCCCGCCTGAACCCGGACCTGCTGATGATCGAATCAGACCACGATCTGCGTAATCCCCGAGACATGCTGGTGTTGGACAAGGTTGCCGGCGCGATCTTCCGGGTGCCCGGCATCGAACGGGTGCAGAGCATCACCCGACCGCTCGGCCCGCCGATCGAAGACGGATCCATTCCGTTCCAGCTCAGCGTGCAGAGCGCACCGATCCGCGACAACCTCAGTTACCTGAAGGCCCGCGTCGGCGACATCAAGAAGATCACCGGTTTCCTCGACACCCAGATCAGCCTGCTGGAGCGTCAGTACGCGATCACCCAGAAGCTCGCGAACGCGACCGACGACAGCGCGAAAACCACCGCGGAGACCGCCGCCATCACGGACGAGATCCGGGACCACATCGCCGATTTCGACGACTTCTGGCGGCCGATTCGCAGCTACTTCTACTGGGAGAAGCACTGCTACGACATCCCGATCTGTTTGTCGCTGCGAAGCCTGTTCGATGCCCTGGACGGGTTTGATCAGCTCGCCGAGAAGTTCCACGCCCTCACCGGCGACCTCACTCATACGGCGGCGGCCACACGCGAACTGCTGGCGATCATTCCCGAGAACATCGCTGTTTCCAAAGCGATCCGGGATACGACGCTGACCATCTACAGTTCGTTCGACAGTCTGATCGACCAGTTCGACAAGCTGACTGACACCAACGCCGTGATGGGCAAGTCGTTCAACGACGCTCGGGTGGAGAGCCTGTTCTACCTGCCGCCGGAGATCTTCCAGAACTCCGATTTCCAGTTCGGGCTGAGCCTGATGGTGTCGCCGGATGGAAAGGCCGCGCGGTTCATCATCACGCACGCCACGGATCCGGCGACCGCGGAGGGAATCAAGTCGGTCGATCAGGAGCGCAACGCGGCCAAGGAGGCGCTGAAACTCACCTCACTGGAAAACGCCGACATCTACCTCGGCGGCACCGCCGCGACGTTCAACGACATCGCCATCGGCGCCTGGTATGACCTGCTGATCGCCGCGGTGGCGTCGATCGTGCTGATCTTCATCATCATGGTGATCGTCACCCGCGCTCTGGTCGCGGCGGGCGTCATCGTCGGCACCATCGTGCTGTCACTGGGCGCGGCCTTCGGGTTCTCGACACTCATCTGGCAGCACCTGGGCCATTTCCAGTTGCACTGGGTGGCAACGGAATTCGCGCTGATCGTGCTCTTAGCGGTGGGGTCCGACTACAACCTCATGCTGGTGTCCCGAATCGAGGAAGAGATCGGCGCCGGCCTGAACACCGGGCTCATCCGCGGCGTGGGTGTGACCGGCCCGGTGGTGTCCGCAGCCGGTGTGGTGTTCGCCGTGACGATGGCCGCGATGCTCAGCAGCGATCTGCGGGCGATCGGTCAGTTCGGCTCCACCATCGGCATCGGTCTGATGTTCGACACCTTCGTCGTTCGGACGCTGATCACGCCGTCGATCATGACGCTGATGGGCCGCTGGTTCTGGTGGCCGAAACGGGTGCGTGTCCGCCCGGCCAGTCAGATGCTTCGATCCGTCGGTCCGCGCCCGCTGGTTCGTGCCCTGCTGTACCAGCCGCGACACGAGGCCCAGCCGAATCAGTAG
- a CDS encoding RNA 2'-phosphotransferase, which translates to MADQLKADLVALHHCSNDMLNAVGDAALEFINHEDGLAEAAPGWVGSSQAALAELAAHWEARHSHHKLQVGGLGTHVNDAMTRYSAHEDGSAQALGSLPG; encoded by the coding sequence GTGGCCGATCAATTGAAAGCCGATCTCGTCGCGCTTCACCACTGCAGCAACGACATGCTCAACGCGGTCGGTGACGCCGCCCTTGAGTTCATCAACCACGAAGACGGGCTGGCCGAAGCGGCGCCCGGCTGGGTCGGGTCGTCGCAGGCGGCGCTGGCCGAATTGGCAGCGCACTGGGAGGCCCGGCACAGCCACCACAAGTTGCAGGTCGGCGGACTGGGGACGCACGTGAATGATGCGATGACCCGCTACTCCGCGCACGAGGACGGCTCGGCCCAGGCTCTCGGGTCCCTGCCGGGGTAG
- a CDS encoding WXG100 family type VII secretion target: protein MAPLTPSDVKRWDPDAIHQVFQTASNRAQTLTKLGDNLQQVHNGLSDWQGEAGDAFRADLGHTRRDIEADGQESRQVAAAVSAAEADVRACRSELDNIQQMADANHWAITPDWRIDPGNTLKGPNGGMLAIELQTAQSALDALKLHAHTTDHELATAVRSAVGEAPTSARPPAPGGSQPQPKPQAEQPKSWKDMLTPAGSGNGAGAGQPVPADAGSGKPPSLEDMLLGRGEPAGQKPPPGSLPDLLSRMPKPGGTPAPKLNPADIESFKAMARQSMLADGVPPDQIEGRLNDIVGRTQQWMDRGMPNYVPPAPPKPPPPGFGDGFADHWFGFEDTVHRLTGQEGLDAMGDAWGGMAKGLAGKAEESLLMGPVAPVNDLTHEFKSFLDNPAYYAGGKTADGAIALPGMMFGGEGAAVEAGLGDIGPGVLDTGPAVSTHAPIGFEHPVEYNPLGPDSAFDLNYAHWNGGPTGALSEPVADMSTHYIGDNPDRVVLGKFDTHEGGYIGEARSNGGIYFDTGDPTWDALTQGFAPKEEQSLVWQVNEHFLRNQMESEVPRIEYVLPDGFNSVEQLAGAQRQSYSAMEINFLKENAAAYGYEQQGNVWVYRGGK, encoded by the coding sequence GTGGCGCCGCTGACCCCGTCCGACGTCAAGCGCTGGGATCCCGACGCGATCCATCAGGTCTTCCAAACGGCCAGCAACCGGGCCCAGACCCTCACGAAGTTGGGGGACAACCTTCAGCAGGTCCACAACGGCCTAAGCGACTGGCAAGGAGAAGCCGGCGACGCCTTCCGTGCCGACCTGGGCCACACCCGCCGTGATATCGAGGCCGACGGTCAGGAGTCCAGGCAGGTGGCAGCGGCGGTGTCGGCCGCCGAGGCGGACGTGCGCGCGTGCCGCTCAGAACTCGACAACATTCAGCAGATGGCCGACGCCAACCATTGGGCGATCACGCCGGACTGGCGAATTGACCCGGGCAACACCCTGAAAGGACCCAACGGCGGCATGCTGGCCATCGAGCTGCAAACGGCGCAGAGTGCGCTGGACGCCTTGAAGCTGCATGCGCATACGACCGACCACGAGCTTGCGACTGCCGTTCGCTCCGCCGTCGGTGAGGCTCCTACGAGTGCCCGGCCGCCCGCGCCAGGTGGGTCGCAGCCGCAACCGAAACCTCAAGCAGAGCAACCGAAGTCGTGGAAAGACATGCTGACACCGGCTGGTTCAGGCAACGGGGCTGGCGCGGGTCAGCCGGTGCCGGCCGATGCGGGAAGCGGCAAGCCGCCGTCGCTGGAGGACATGCTTCTTGGACGCGGTGAACCAGCCGGCCAGAAGCCGCCGCCTGGGAGCCTGCCGGATCTACTGAGTCGGATGCCAAAACCCGGTGGCACACCGGCGCCGAAGCTGAATCCCGCAGACATCGAGAGTTTCAAGGCGATGGCCCGCCAGAGCATGCTCGCCGACGGTGTCCCGCCGGACCAGATCGAGGGGCGGCTCAACGACATCGTGGGCCGCACTCAGCAGTGGATGGATCGCGGGATGCCGAACTACGTCCCGCCCGCGCCGCCGAAGCCGCCACCGCCTGGATTCGGTGACGGATTCGCTGACCACTGGTTTGGCTTCGAAGACACGGTCCACAGGCTCACCGGGCAAGAAGGGCTCGACGCGATGGGCGACGCGTGGGGCGGGATGGCGAAAGGCCTCGCCGGAAAGGCTGAAGAGTCTCTCCTCATGGGACCAGTCGCTCCGGTGAACGACCTCACGCATGAATTCAAAAGCTTCCTGGACAACCCGGCGTATTACGCGGGTGGCAAAACCGCAGACGGCGCCATCGCGCTGCCGGGAATGATGTTCGGCGGCGAAGGTGCGGCTGTCGAAGCGGGGCTAGGTGACATCGGACCTGGTGTCCTCGACACCGGTCCAGCCGTCTCGACCCACGCACCGATCGGTTTCGAGCACCCGGTGGAGTACAACCCGTTGGGTCCCGATTCAGCGTTCGATCTCAACTATGCCCACTGGAATGGGGGGCCCACAGGTGCGCTCAGCGAGCCGGTCGCGGACATGTCGACTCACTACATCGGTGACAATCCGGACCGGGTTGTTCTCGGCAAATTCGACACGCACGAAGGGGGGTATATCGGCGAAGCCCGCAGCAACGGTGGCATCTACTTTGATACCGGCGACCCGACTTGGGATGCCCTTACACAGGGATTCGCCCCAAAGGAAGAGCAAAGTCTGGTTTGGCAGGTCAATGAACACTTCCTTCGGAACCAAATGGAGAGTGAAGTGCCACGTATCGAATATGTCTTGCCCGACGGCTTCAACAGCGTTGAGCAATTAGCGGGGGCGCAGCGACAATCGTACTCCGCGATGGAGATCAACTTCCTGAAAGAGAATGCCGCGGCTTACGGATACGAGCAGCAGGGAAACGTGTGGGTTTACCGGGGAGGTAAATAG